The following are encoded together in the Candidatus Flexicrinis proximus genome:
- a CDS encoding helix-turn-helix domain-containing protein, whose amino-acid sequence MSVDLVLPHAYSPTAGAIMPRLPVPSTNSRQNRFGSAMPIGEATKAAYAPFTRIPDAVLLDEHLTPIQFRIYVVIARRASRESASAFPSYNTIAEDANISRRSAIYGVKALIKAGYLAKRPQESGQGDAASNFYTISGEGSEIFAPRGVPSGEVVQSLHHGSAANAPQVVRELHHGSANAAPEPDLKEQEEE is encoded by the coding sequence ATGTCCGTCGATCTGGTATTGCCCCATGCCTATTCACCAACCGCTGGCGCGATCATGCCGCGACTGCCGGTTCCCTCCACGAATTCCCGCCAAAATCGATTTGGCAGCGCCATGCCGATCGGTGAAGCGACCAAAGCCGCATATGCCCCCTTCACGCGCATCCCTGATGCCGTGCTGCTCGATGAGCATCTGACGCCGATACAGTTTCGCATCTATGTCGTGATCGCACGCCGCGCCAGTCGCGAAAGTGCGTCGGCATTCCCCAGCTACAACACCATCGCAGAGGACGCCAACATCAGCCGCAGGTCGGCGATATACGGCGTCAAGGCGCTGATCAAAGCCGGGTATCTGGCCAAGCGTCCGCAGGAAAGCGGCCAGGGCGATGCGGCCAGCAATTTCTACACGATTTCTGGCGAGGGTAGTGAAATCTTTGCACCACGTGGTGTTCCCAGCGGAGAGGTTGTGCAAAGTTTACACCACGGTAGTGCAGCAAATGCACCACAGGTAGTGCGGGAGTTGCACCACGGTAGTGCAAACGCTGCGCCCGAACCAGACCTCAAAGAACAAGAAGAAGAGTAA
- a CDS encoding DnaD domain protein, translating to MARQVIGELAAEHSTDQVRKAIQEAVIYEKRSLAYVRRVLCAWKRDGRAAERGITSWTDTSSLNAQPIPEESAQSALIWPPPGLNDDLPAKPDLSDPAVAAWAAICERLPDLGRLPRMVTPVSLVGDVLTVSTSAARTYSVVTNTQRHLVEYATRQMLGIDALLRVELVEREAGAA from the coding sequence ATGGCCAGACAGGTGATCGGGGAGCTCGCGGCAGAGCACAGTACCGACCAGGTTCGCAAGGCGATCCAGGAGGCGGTGATCTACGAGAAACGCAGCCTCGCATATGTGCGCCGGGTGTTGTGTGCGTGGAAGCGAGACGGACGGGCAGCCGAACGGGGAATCACATCGTGGACGGACACATCAAGCCTGAATGCCCAGCCGATCCCGGAAGAATCGGCCCAATCAGCCCTCATTTGGCCGCCGCCCGGCCTGAACGACGACCTGCCCGCAAAACCAGACCTCAGCGATCCAGCGGTTGCCGCATGGGCAGCGATATGCGAGCGCCTACCAGACCTCGGCCGACTGCCGAGAATGGTCACGCCGGTTAGCCTGGTCGGCGATGTGCTGACGGTTAGTACTTCGGCCGCACGAACGTATTCGGTGGTGACTAACACGCAACGCCATCTCGTGGAATACGCCACGCGGCAGATGCTAGGAATCGACGCGTTGCTTCGGGTTGAGTTGGTTGAGCGGGAGGCCGGCGCGGCGTGA
- a CDS encoding ParA family protein has product MTRVFVFTNHKGGTAKSTSSTNAAYGIVSMLRHAGAINSRVLLIDTDSQAHATLVTTGTKNYGADDSLHTVLMADRPSAAQTLLNCIIPSTWDENLHVLPASPMLEGVERELMGLAGAPYRLADPLNQIANRYAAIVIDTRPSFSLMTEMGLIAATDAIVPVEPRYLETVGLMSVIGKINEVRDGWRQPNLRVSGILVTKMNYRVRGHNHLLDELKAHNVLGKLLIGVVPANEAVSYAHQNHQSIFDYDPKAPASKAYMSVVAKLVQMILTGGAG; this is encoded by the coding sequence ATGACTCGCGTTTTCGTATTTACCAACCATAAGGGTGGCACAGCTAAGTCCACATCGTCCACCAATGCCGCCTACGGCATCGTCTCGATGCTGCGGCACGCGGGCGCAATCAATTCGCGCGTGCTGCTGATCGACACCGACAGCCAGGCGCATGCGACGCTGGTGACGACCGGCACCAAGAACTACGGTGCCGACGACAGCCTGCATACCGTGCTGATGGCCGACCGGCCGAGCGCGGCACAGACACTGCTCAACTGCATCATACCGTCCACTTGGGACGAAAATCTGCACGTCCTCCCGGCCTCCCCGATGCTCGAGGGCGTGGAACGCGAATTGATGGGACTGGCAGGCGCGCCTTACCGGCTGGCCGATCCGCTCAACCAGATCGCAAACCGATACGCCGCAATCGTGATCGACACACGCCCCTCGTTCTCGCTGATGACCGAGATGGGACTGATTGCCGCGACAGATGCCATCGTGCCGGTCGAGCCGCGCTACCTGGAAACGGTCGGCTTGATGAGCGTGATCGGCAAGATCAACGAAGTCCGCGATGGCTGGCGACAGCCGAACCTGCGCGTCAGTGGCATCCTCGTAACAAAGATGAACTATCGCGTGCGCGGTCATAACCACCTGCTCGACGAACTGAAGGCCCACAACGTGCTCGGCAAGCTGCTGATCGGCGTCGTGCCGGCCAACGAAGCCGTGTCGTATGCGCACCAGAACCACCAGAGCATCTTTGACTACGATCCCAAGGCGCCGGCGAGCAAAGCATACATGAGTGTCGTTGCGAAGCTCGTCCAGATGATCCTGACGGGCGGTGCAGGATGA
- a CDS encoding ParB N-terminal domain-containing protein — translation MTNNKGIAHKNQPNRIDELLNSVTEDLMTHVPQQFRDDALRVERLLLEVVRPDPVQPRRVLPEHLHFDFHAGRLTPTQALRGLVQLVQISARQRGRPFTNVLELLPNPDVEEDDASTALSPEEQLLHDLVNLAVTIRDDGQVNPLTVVDVSHGVVQQFRIETGERRYWATWLLRDFIPNYGGDGMIPCIVIPAERSSVFRQARENTARSGLSAVALARDRRRSCCSLFTD, via the coding sequence ATGACTAACAACAAGGGTATAGCGCACAAAAATCAACCCAACCGGATCGACGAACTACTCAACAGCGTGACCGAAGACCTGATGACCCACGTCCCGCAGCAGTTCAGAGACGATGCACTTCGCGTCGAACGGCTGCTGTTGGAAGTGGTGCGCCCGGATCCGGTCCAGCCGCGCCGCGTGCTGCCCGAACACCTGCACTTCGATTTCCATGCCGGACGCCTCACCCCGACCCAGGCGCTGCGCGGGTTGGTGCAGCTCGTGCAGATCTCGGCGCGTCAGCGTGGGCGCCCGTTCACGAATGTGCTGGAACTGCTGCCGAATCCGGACGTTGAAGAAGACGACGCGAGCACCGCGTTGTCGCCGGAAGAACAACTGCTGCACGATCTGGTCAATCTGGCGGTGACGATCCGCGACGATGGGCAGGTCAATCCGCTGACGGTGGTCGATGTGTCGCATGGCGTAGTGCAGCAGTTCCGGATCGAGACCGGCGAGCGGCGTTACTGGGCGACCTGGCTGCTGCGCGACTTCATCCCGAACTACGGAGGCGATGGCATGATCCCGTGCATTGTCATCCCTGCGGAGCGGTCATCGGTGTTCCGGCAGGCGCGCGAAAACACCGCTCGCAGTGGTCTGTCGGCGGTGGCACTAGCGCGCGACAGGCGGCGCTCCTGCTGCTCACTGTTCACGGATTAG
- a CDS encoding RHS repeat-associated core domain-containing protein gives MNKESRFTGEPIDSNGLVYLRSRYYDPDSGSFLSLDPSEGDITIPMSLNGYAYAYGNPLNSTDPSGMVVCSDLKPTVAQRGECFRKLFDLWLNFGITLTEEEALSPGAKENWTSARVNNVYAAVHAINGRLGGLTNQAIGGTEMRLVSQSPGSEAARTTLCNVISLFLNFSGSTPNYVHSVNNLIHEFGHVITLSPPVGRTANSEAIGPATGMPNRPVALWQQIQNYRGFGEENGWDPQFRQNPSPSAAEVVADMFLYRVQGYPFTQDQQNYGQARSAFMSGGDIPGRDGNPLRRINDNTPVNDGSVIRSAGITAWAANASCAGASGTSAGDSSLANDPYLQAANSGWCSFT, from the coding sequence ATGAATAAAGAAAGCCGGTTTACAGGAGAACCCATCGACTCAAATGGTTTGGTATATCTACGAAGCCGTTACTACGACCCGGACTCAGGGTCATTTCTGTCTCTAGATCCATCCGAGGGTGATATCACCATTCCAATGTCGCTCAACGGATACGCCTATGCCTACGGGAATCCGTTGAATAGTACGGACCCAAGCGGAATGGTTGTATGCTCTGACTTAAAACCTACGGTTGCTCAACGAGGTGAGTGTTTCCGCAAACTGTTTGACCTATGGCTGAATTTTGGTATCACGTTGACCGAAGAAGAGGCTTTGTCCCCTGGAGCGAAGGAGAACTGGACTTCAGCTCGTGTGAACAACGTCTATGCTGCGGTTCACGCCATCAATGGACGATTGGGCGGTCTCACGAACCAAGCGATTGGCGGCACCGAAATGCGTCTGGTGTCCCAAAGTCCTGGTTCGGAAGCTGCTCGCACAACACTGTGCAATGTGATAAGTCTGTTTCTGAACTTCAGTGGAAGCACGCCCAACTATGTTCACAGCGTGAACAACCTGATTCACGAATTTGGGCATGTTATCACCCTCAGCCCGCCAGTGGGACGCACTGCCAACTCGGAAGCTATTGGTCCAGCGACAGGGATGCCGAATAGACCTGTCGCTCTATGGCAACAAATCCAGAATTATCGTGGTTTCGGTGAAGAGAACGGATGGGATCCACAATTCCGCCAGAATCCTTCACCGAGCGCCGCTGAGGTGGTCGCCGACATGTTCCTATATCGGGTTCAGGGCTATCCATTCACACAGGATCAGCAAAACTACGGACAAGCCCGAAGCGCCTTCATGAGTGGCGGTGACATTCCTGGTCGTGACGGCAACCCGCTTCGTAGGATCAACGATAACACGCCAGTCAATGACGGCAGCGTGATTAGAAGTGCTGGTATCACCGCTTGGGCTGCAAATGCGAGCTGTGCTGGGGCATCAGGGACAAGCGCTGGCGATTCATCACTGGCGAATGATCCTTATCTGCAGGCTGCCAACAGCGGCTGGTGTTCGTTCACCTAA